One window of the Rosa rugosa chromosome 3, drRosRugo1.1, whole genome shotgun sequence genome contains the following:
- the LOC133737456 gene encoding uncharacterized protein LOC133737456, whose amino-acid sequence MDDVEIETEQPTNANSAPSSSYRSKRRRIEYYDNVAFMDTNEDILVSQLYPSKKALKQHLGMLAIRKNYEFKVNKSASDRFEVRCVDPNCKWRLRAIKLQDLAYFEVRKFHNEHSCSLDIIHRDHRQASSSLIGQYVKSKFEGGTSRIYRPRDIIDDARVQLGVNMGYNKAWRAREAGLETARGLPEESFAVLPTYYAMLERKNQGTITHIETDEQNHFLYFFMAIGASIRGFRDSVRPVIAIDGAFLKGKYFGTMFVAACQDGENQIYLLAFGVVDSENDASWSWFLTKLRGAIGVVENLIFISDRHGSIAKAVDNVFPEAHHGVCIFHIANNLQSKFGKKMKILKLYYTATKKYQVSEFNTLMDDIRKIKDGEVCKYLEDIGCHKWARGHFMGYRYNMMTSNIAESMNSKLKDARKLPITALVDHLREVLQQWFVERRDAASSLNTHLTKWAEDKVYKNNNSGSHMRMSPIDLYAFQIHDQSQTFTVDLNNMTCTCREFDLDRLPCAHATVACRTKGISVYSMCSQFYTANALMLAYAEPIWPVGNKSEWDVAEDVQNKIVLPPIRQVVPGRRKAVRIPSVGEDAIRKKCTRCGEGGHNRATCQNPIPLV is encoded by the exons ATGGACGATGTAGAAATTGAAACTGAGCAACCTACGAATGCTAACTCTGCTCCATCATCTTCTTATCGTAGCAAGAGAAGGCGCATAGAATATTATGACAATGTTGCATTTATGGACACCAATGAAGATATTTTGGTAAGTCAGTTATATCCGAGTAAGAAAGCCTTGAAACAACATTTGGGCATGCTCGCAATAAGAAAGAATTACGAGTTTAAAGTGAACAAATCTGCTAGTGATCGGTTTGAAGTTAGGTGTGTGGATCCTAACTGTAAGTGGCGACTCCGTGCAATAAAGCTACAAGACTTGGCCTATTTTGAAGTAAGAAAGTTTCATAATGAACATTCTTGTTCGTTGGATATTATTCATCGTGATCATCGACAAGCAAGCAGCTCCCTAATTGGTCAATATGTCAAGTCAAAGTTTGAGGGAGGAACCTCGCGTATATACAGACCTAGAGATATCATTGATGATGCGCGTGTCCAACTAGGAGTTAATATGGGCTATAATAAAGCTTGGAGGGCAAGAGAAGCAGGACTAGAAACTGCAAGGGGATTACCAGAGGAATCATTTGCTGTACTTCCAACATATTATGCTATGTTAGAGCGCAAAAATCAAGGTACAATAACACACATAGAAACTGATGAACAGAATCACTTTCTATACTTTTTCATGGCAATTGGAGCCTCAATTAGAGGATTTCGTGATTCTGTGAGGCCCGTGATCGCTATAGATGGTGCATTTTTGAAAGGAAAGTACTTTGGAACCATGTTTGTGGCTGCATGCCAAGATGGAGAGAATCAAATATATCTTTTGGCATTTGGGGTGGTAGACTCGGAAAATGATGCCTCATGGTCATGGTTTTTGACAAAATTGAGAGGGGCCATTGGAGTTGTAGAGAACTTGATTTTTATATCTGATCGACATGGAAGCATTGCCAAAGCTGTGGATAATGTTTTTCCTGAAGCACATCATGGAGTCTGCATCTTTCATATAGCTAACAACCTGCAATCAAAGTTTGGCAAAAAAATGAAGATCCTTAAGTTATATTACACAGCAACAAAGAAGTACCAAGTATCTGAGTTCAATACATTGATGGATGACATTCGAAAAATAAAAGATGGAGAAGTCTGTAAATATCTTGAAGACATTGGGTGTCATAAGTGGGCACGAGGTCATTTTATGGGGTACAGATACAACATGATGACATCCAACATTGCTGAATCTATGAACTCGAAGCTTAAAGATGCTagaaaactaccaattactgCTTTAGTGGATCACCTAAGAGAGGTGCTTCAACAATGGTTTGTTGAACGACGTGATGCAGCAAGCTCCCTTAATACACACTTAACCAAATGGGCAGAAGACAAAGTGTACAAAAACAACAATAGTGGTTCGCATATGCGG ATGTCTCCAATTGATCTCTATGCATTTCAAATACATGATCAAAGTCAAACATTTACAGTGGACTTAAATAACATGACTTGTACATGTCGAGAGTTTGATCTTGATCGACTTCCTTGTGCCCATGCAACTGTTGCCTGTAGAACTAAAGGAATATCAGTGTATAGCATGTGCTCCCAATTTTACACAGCCAATGCACTTATGTTAGCGTATGCAGAGCCTATTTGGCCAGTTGGGAATAAAAGTGAGTGGGATGTGGCTGAAGACGTGCAGAACAAAATTGTCTTACCTCCAATAAGACAAGTAGTACCTGGAAGACGTAAGGCGGTACGAATTCCATCAGTAGGAGAAGATGCAATTAGAAAAAAGTGTACAAGATGCGGTGAAGGAGGTCATAACCGTGCAACTTGCCAAAATCCAATTCCACTTGTTTGA